In the Bradyrhizobium sp. Ash2021 genome, AGGACGACGATGGTCTGTCGGGGCTGGATCTTTCCTCGAAAGCTCTTCAGGGTTTGGATGATGCTGGCCTCACCAAGGTCGTGGGCGTCGGGCTTAGCCAGAGGGTCTGCCCCACGCGCCTTCCAGGCCTCGAGCGCAAGTTTGTAAGTCTCGAAAGTCTTGGTCTCTACCCGACGGATCCGGAACTTGTTCGTTTCGATCCATGAACGAGCATAGGCAAGCCAACGGCTCCGCGGGTCCGCATCCGACTCTGGATCGCGCGTGACTTCCTCCATGACCATGTCGGTCATCCAAATCGTGCCGCATGGCTCCATTAGCCAATCCAGCCTTTCGATCGCCGATAGCATCACCACCGGCGAGGCATCCATGATGAGGAAGATCGGATCCTTTTCGCTTAGCGCTCCCTGGGGGCTCATTTGGCGCCCCGAATGAAGTACCTGGCAAAGCGCTCGGCTTCACTGCGGACGACGTCTTGGTTCACGCCGCCGATCGCATCATGAGCCATATGAAGGACGGCTTCGACCGGATCCTCCTCGACGTATGCCAGCACATCCTCAGGTTCGGGACCAAGAATAGTTGGTTGCGCCGGAAGCGCCTCCACGGGAATTTCCTCATCGGCCGCAGCCATCAAACGGCAGAATTCCTCGACAGACATCATCACGGCGCGGGGTTTCCCGTGGCTTCGGATGACCACCGGCGCCTGGGCGGCAGCCCGCTGGATTTCGCCCGACTGCTGCTGGAGATCGAGAGAGGAAAAGGCGCGCATTGGTAACCCTCATTTACACGTAAAATACGTGTTTTATGGAAAATGTCAATGCCCCTGAGAACTTCGTTCTCCGGAACCCCACACGATAATCCGGAAGGCCGCTTTTTTGACGGTGATAGGGTTGAGCCTTGCGCTGCTGATCGGAGCGAGCGCATCGGCCGTTCTGAGCGGCTTCCCCGGGAGCAGCCTCAGACCTGCTGCTGTGCTTTCAGATAGCGCAGCCCTTCGACCGCAAGCTGATGTTCGTCACCGGTTTTATCGGCGAGAAACTGCGAGACCCGCTCTCGCGCGGAACTCTCCTCGTCCGGCGTCAAATTGACCATCAAGCCGTAGGCCTGCATCACCCGATCGATCACCGCTTCCATCGCACCTGCCCCCCGTCTTGAGCTAATGGAACCACTGGAACCAAGGGTCGATATCGGCGTTGGAACTGGAACTGCAAGGGGAGACGCGCGATGGATTTAACGCGTTGTTTGCATTGCGGTGAGCGCCTCATACCGGCACTGACGCTCGATGGATGGATCGAGCTCAAATGCATCTGGTGCGACAACATCGACCCGTTGAAAACTGAAGCCGCCAAATGGGTCGAAAGCCCGCTCTGTGCCTACCGCAAATCAAGCCCGAGCATATTGGTGATGCAGTCCACCCAGGATCGGACGGCACAGAATGCGCCCCGCTGCCTCGGCGGCACGTGATATCGGCGCGTCCTTGTTCAACGATAAGTGAGTGCGCGTGCCATTATAATAGTCCATGTAGGACAGCAGAACATGGCGCAGATGGCGTTCGCCGAACACCACGACATGATCAATGCATTCCCTGCGGATTGAACCGATCAGCCGTTCAGCATATCCGTTTTGCCATGGGGAGCGGGCAGAGGTCGGACGGTCTCGAATGCCGATCGACCGAACACGGCGGATAAATATCTCACCATAGGCTCCATCGCGATCTCGGATTAGGTAACGAGGGATTTGCTCCCAGCCGCAGGCCTGAGTGAGCTGATTGGCGATCCATTCGGCGGTCGGATGCGCTGTGACACCAAACCATAGAATCTGTCGTCGACCATGCCCCATGATCAATAGGCCATACAGGAGCCGAAATGAAATCGTCGGCACGACGAACAAATCGATCGCCGCGATGCCGTCGGCATGATTGCGGAGAAATGTCTTCCAGCCTTGGGACGGCGGGCCCCTTCGCCTGACCATATACTTGGCGACGCTGGTCTGGCCGATGTCGATGCCGAGCTTGAGCAATTCGCCATGGATCCGCGGCGCTCCCCACAGCGGATTGGCAATGCTCATCTCGCGGATCAGCCGTCGTATTTCGACCGGAACCGGCGGTCGGCCGGAACGAGGTCGTGACTTCCAGCGCCAGTATGACCTGAACCCGGCACGATGCCAACGGACGACAGTCTCCGGCTTCACAATCGTCAGCGCATTGAGGGTACTTGGCACCAAACGATACAGCCCAACAAAGATCAGGCGATCCATGGCACTGAAGGTCAGTCTGTTCGGCAGCTGACGGCGCTGGATGTTAAGTTGATGACGAAGGATCAGGATCTCGGCTTCCAACGAGGCCCGCGACCGGAAAAATAAGACCAGCACCGACCAAACCAGGCTGCAAGCTTCTCTCATAAGACAGAAGCATTGCGCGATTCGGCCTCACCCGCCAGCCGGATTAGATTTCCGACAGGGACAGGTAATTGTAGAACAGGATAAAGATCAGGATGGGAATGCTGAGACAGACGAAGAAGCCGGCCATGATCGCGCTGAGCTTTGGCTTCCTCACTGTAAGCGCGAGGCGAGGCTGGGCCCGCTGCGACAGCGAACTTCCGACCCCCTTCAGCCGTGACCAGAACGACACTCGCATCGCAATGCAATTCTTGGCTGGCAACGAGCACAGTTGCGATATCATAGCCAAAAGCCAGGTACTTACCAAGGGAGACCTGGGTCTTGACACGGGTCGTGACTTCCGCTTTGGGGTCAAAACCGGAAGTCGCCACCGGCTTGGGCCAGTTCCGCTTTGCCCTGCCGGCTCAACCGGTCGACGCAACACAGGCGTTAAATCTCTCTGCTGGTGTTTCAAATTGCAAGGTCTCACGTGGTCGTTCATTTAGCTGACGAGCCACTTTGTTCAGATGGGCTTGCGAATGCATCGACAAGTCGGTGCCCTTAGGAAAGTACTGTCTCAGCAGGCCATTGGTATTCTCATTCGACCCGCGTTGCCACGGGCTTTGCGGATCGCAAAAATAGACGTCGATTTTGGTCGCCAACGTAAAGCGACGATGATCCGTAAGTTCCTTGCCCCGGTCCCAGGTCAGGGATTTATATAGCTCCTTTGGTAGCTTCTTCGCCTGCTTGATGAGCGCGGTGACAACCGTCCGGGTGTCCTTGCCTGCCACCTTGGCCAACATCACGTAACGGGTATGACGCTCGACCAAGGTCGCGATGTAGGTGTTGTTCGGCCCGGACAGGAGATCGCCCTCCCAATGACCAGGCACCGCCCGATCTTCAACCGCCGCCGGTCGCTGACGGATTGAGACGATATCCTTGATATGCCCCCGTTTATCGCCATTCGGGTCAACCGGCCTGGAGCGACGCATCGAGCGCTTCGATCGAAGATGGCTAAGCAGCTCTTTCTTCAGCACGCCGCGCGCTTGGACAAACAGGCTGCGATAGATGGTCTCGTGTGACACCTGATTACACTCGTCTTCAGGGTGCGTTCTCT is a window encoding:
- a CDS encoding type II toxin-antitoxin system prevent-host-death family antitoxin — its product is MRAFSSLDLQQQSGEIQRAAAQAPVVIRSHGKPRAVMMSVEEFCRLMAAADEEIPVEALPAQPTILGPEPEDVLAYVEEDPVEAVLHMAHDAIGGVNQDVVRSEAERFARYFIRGAK
- a CDS encoding IS30 family transposase, whose product is MERRFHRGFTAAEKTELWDRWKRGESLKAIGRAFGKQSSSIYFLVAPHGGIRPAERRRSRLALTLAEREEISRGVTAHQSARSIAKRLGRSPSTVSREMSRNGGYDRYRATLADENAWARSRRPKCCKLATNPRLRQAVAGKLRLDWSPEQIAGWLKRTHPEDECNQVSHETIYRSLFVQARGVLKKELLSHLRSKRSMRRSRPVDPNGDKRGHIKDIVSIRQRPAAVEDRAVPGHWEGDLLSGPNNTYIATLVERHTRYVMLAKVAGKDTRTVVTALIKQAKKLPKELYKSLTWDRGKELTDHRRFTLATKIDVYFCDPQSPWQRGSNENTNGLLRQYFPKGTDLSMHSQAHLNKVARQLNERPRETLQFETPAERFNACVASTG
- a CDS encoding integrase core domain-containing protein — protein: MLKLGIDIGQTSVAKYMVRRRGPPSQGWKTFLRNHADGIAAIDLFVVPTISFRLLYGLLIMGHGRRQILWFGVTAHPTAEWIANQLTQACGWEQIPRYLIRDRDGAYGEIFIRRVRSIGIRDRPTSARSPWQNGYAERLIGSIRRECIDHVVVFGERHLRHVLLSYMDYYNGTRTHLSLNKDAPISRAAEAAGRILCRPILGGLHHQYARA